Part of the Rhodospirillaceae bacterium genome, ATAGTGCTTCGAGCTTCGAATTCAACTCGAACAACTCATCGGTATCGGGAACGAAGTCTCCATTCCGTCTATAGAGATGGGCAAGATAATTCCTGGCACTAACAATTTTTTTGGCAAAACAATCTACTTCGTCGTCACTGCCAAAATGTCTTTGAAATGGCTCTATCATTTCTTTCAGTCTGTTTACAAGATACACCTCTTCTGGATTATATGATTCTTTATGTATCGCAGCCATTCCTTCTACAAGAAGGAGAAACCTTCTTTCCAAGTCCATCGTATAGTCGAGATTCGAAAGAAAGTAACGATTCAGAATTGATTCATGTGAATCATAAATTCGAAGCCACTTTCTAAACACATCCTCAACACGTTCCCTAATTTCAAGAAAAACAAAAAGCATTTCGTCCGATCTCGCGTTGCGGTATTCATCTGAATAAGGAAATTCTCTGAAGTAGATTTTCACTGGAACTCTATAATCTTTTCTTCCCCCATGTCGCTTTATTTCGTCTGAATATCCGGAAGCAGAATCGATGAATGCTGTTCTCGTAGTCACAAAAGAAAAGAAATTTCTTATCTTGTGAGCGAGAGACAGAAAGTCATCCAGAGGCTTTTCGCTTTTGGAACTGAAGACAACAAATGTCTTTTGGGTGATTTTCGCTTCATCGATATTAAAACCTGTCGGTACATTGGAAGAAAAATTGAATTTCATTTGAAACTCATCGGAAATCTTTATCACTACAGGCTCCGGAAGGGAATAGTTTATGGAAACACTCTTATCCTCGTTATGCGTCACCATAATGCCAGATTTTCCCAGCCACTTGTTCATGCCTTTTAGAGAGAATTGAAATTCGGAAAAAACAATATCATTTTCTTTTCCATATCCTACTCCAATGAATGCCCACTTAGCGCTGAAAATAGAGGTTGATAATCCACTGACAAATTCGGCATTTGTATTCCTCTCTGAGCAACCTTCTAAAGTCACTATACCAATTCTTGTTACTCCGATAATGCGCTTGAATTCGATTAGATCACCACCCATCCAAGGATCGCCAAGCGAACGCGCGCCGACAAAACCGTGACCTAAGGAAGTCATTTCAAGAGTTACCGCTCCAGACTCCGAAATGCGCAGAAACCCTGGAAAGCGTTTTTCGGGGTCTTCCGGCAGCCAGAAAAAACCTGTCTCCTCGACAGGCTTCGAAACTATCATCGGAGTTTCTCCGTGCTCGCGATTTTTGAACATGTTTGATGCATAATTTGCCTATTGCGCTGTCAAATTCATCGCCAGCAATTCCCCCAACGCTTCGTCTTCCGCAATCCCCACATCCCATCCGTAAGCTGCCGCTACGGCCGCGTCCAGTGCCGCGTGCGCATCCGTCAGCCATTGCGGGCGGGTGTTGTAGAGAGCGGTGAGGGTGCGGGTCTTGAGGGCCTTCGCGGCATCCTCATCGCGCGGGACGGGGCGCTTCGGATAGCCCGGCGCCGGTTCGTCCAGCCACTGCACCCATTCGGGCGGGTTGAGCCAGCGGTCGCGCAATTCGACCAGCCGGCGGGCGGCTTCGGCGATGGCGACGGCGCGTGAGTCTTCGGCGTAGTCGGCGGCGGGGATGTCGGGCGAGAGGCCCTCAGGGAAGGGGAAGGTCTCGAAGGTTGTCGATGGGGTGTAGCGCGGGCGGTCTTCCAAGCTGGTGCCAAGGCGTAGCGACCATGCCTCGTGAAACCGGCTGTGCAGGATGCCGAACGTCGTGTCGTCGTCGCGGGCAATGACGATCAGTTGATGGTCGGGGCAAACACCCGAATAGAGCCACACGAACAACCGGTGCTTGGAAACGGTCGGCGTCGCAATGAAGCGGGGCAGACCGTCGAGCGCGCGCCACATGCCCGGACGAGTTTCGCCATGTCGCCACCAATATTTCCGGTGTCTCTCCCGACGCCTCTTAAGGCGCACTGGCTTCACATGTTCGACGACGTGGGCCAACGGAGCTTCGTAAAGCGCCGCTTCGGCCTCCCCCATGTCCTCGCCGAAGTCGATTATCCAGTTGCCCGCCGGACGCCGTGTCAGGTCCATGCCGTTAAACCGAGGCTTGAGAACATCGGTGTTCGGACGCCCGTTTGGGTTGGCCGGAAGCCGAAGCCATTCCCGCGCCAGATCGCCGGAAACATCGAATGGGCCGTTCTTGTAGACGCCCAGGAACGCCGTGGCGCGGTTCGTTTCCAACCGACCCGCCCGCGTGAGATCGGGGCCGACATCGCTGAGATCGGCGTGGATGCGCGCCGTTTCCCTGCCGTTCAAGCGAATGGTCAGGTCCGCACCCTCGCCGGCGAAACACACCAGCGACACCCGCACCGCCGCGCCGTCGATAACCCAGGGTTCGTCGGACCAAGCGTCGAAGATCGCGCCACGCTCGGCGATCCGGTCGAGCACCGCCCGATTGTTGCCGCCGCGAATCGAGTTGGTCGCGACCAGACCGGCGCGGGCAATCTTCCCTCCGGCGATCAGCTTGCCTGCCTTGCGAAACCAGTAGCAGACGAGATCGGCCGACGCCGCGACGGAACCCCGATAGGCGCGGCGCAGGCGCTCGGTGTATTCGTGGCCGAGCCCGTCCCGCATCACCCGGTCGCCCAGAAACGGCGGGTTGCCGATTACGACGTCCGCTTCCGGCCAGTCCGGTTCTCTCCCGTCCGGCGCGAGAATGGAGTCGCGGCATTCGATATTTTCCAGCGGTTTCAGGATCGGGTCGCGCGCCGCCTCGAAGCCGTTGCGCCGCATCCACTGGATTTCGCCGACCCACACCGAGACGCGCGCCAGTTCGGCGGCGTAGGCGTTGATTTCGATGCCCTTTACATTCTCCGGGCCGATTGCGGGAAATGCGCGCGGCAGGCCCATCGCCTCGGCTTCGAGCTGGACCCGGTGCTCGATGTCCTTGAGCGCGTGCAACGCGAGATAGAGGAAATTGCCGGAGCCGCAGGCCGGATCGAGCACCGTGAAGCCGCGCAGCCGTTCGAGAAAGGCGCGCAGCCGGCGTTCGGCCCGCCCACGCGCGCCGGTTCGCGCCGCCTTCGATTTGGCCGCGCCGGCACGTTCGAGCGTGCGGGCGATTTCCGCCTTCGCCGCTTCCCATTCGGCGAGCAGCGGACGCACGACGACCGGCTCCACGATCCGCATGATCTTGTCGCGGTCGGTGTAGTGCGCGCCGAGTTGCGAGCGCTTGTCCGGGTCGAGGCCGCGCTCGAACAGGGTGCCGAGGATCGACGGGTCGATCTCCGACCAGTCGAGCGCCGCGGCCTTGAGCGCGGTCTCGATCCCGGCCCGGTCCAGCGGCAGGGCGCTGTCGTCGTCGAACAGGCCGCCGTTGAACCAGGCCACCGCCTCGAAGCCGATCCGCCCGCCGGCCGCCATCGCGCCGAACAGGTCGCGGGCAAGGTCCGTAAAGCCCTCCGGCCGCCGGCGCGCGTGTTCGAGCATCCGGGTGAACATGTTATCGGGCAGCAGGCCGATATCCTCGGCGAACATGCAGAACACCAGCCGGTTGACGAAATGGGCGACCGCCTGCGGATCGTGGCCGCGGTCGCGCAGCGAATGCGCCAGTTCCGCGAAAGTCGCCGCCGCGCGCTCGGTCAGCGCCTGCCGGCTCTCGCCGGGCCGCAGCCGCTCCGGGTCCGACATCGCCCATTTCAGCATGTCGCGGATCGCCGCGTCCGCCAGGTCGTCCAGCGCGAACTCGCGGGTCTCGCTCACGCTGTTGGTCCAGGCAGTGCGGATGCGGAACCGCGCCATGTCCGAGACGATCAGCAGGGGCGGGTTCTCCAGCGCCAGCGCGTATTGCCGGAGCTGGTTGAACGCCGCGTCGAGGTTGGCGTGCCTGCCCTTGTATTCCCAGGCGAAGCAGCCGCGCTTCCACACGTCGGCCCAGCCGTCGCCGCCGGTGT contains:
- a CDS encoding class I SAM-dependent DNA methyltransferase; translation: TGGDGWADVWKRGCFAWEYKGRHANLDAAFNQLRQYALALENPPLLIVSDMARFRIRTAWTNSVSETREFALDDLADAAIRDMLKWAMSDPERLRPGESRQALTERAAATFAELAHSLRDRGHDPQAVAHFVNRLVFCMFAEDIGLLPDNMFTRMLEHARRRPEGFTDLARDLFGAMAAGGRIGFEAVAWFNGGLFDDDSALPLDRAGIETALKAAALDWSEIDPSILGTLFERGLDPDKRSQLGAHYTDRDKIMRIVEPVVVRPLLAEWEAAKAEIARTLERAGAAKSKAARTGARGRAERRLRAFLERLRGFTVLDPACGSGNFLYLALHALKDIEHRVQLEAEAMGLPRAFPAIGPENVKGIEINAYAAELARVSVWVGEIQWMRRNGFEAARDPILKPLENIECRDSILAPDGREPDWPEADVVIGNPPFLGDRVMRDGLGHEYTERLRRAYRGSVAASADLVCYWFRKAGKLIAGGKIARAGLVATNSIRGGNNRAVLDRIAERGAIFDAWSDEPWVIDGAAVRVSLVCFAGEGADLTIRLNGRETARIHADLSDVGPDLTRAGRLETNRATAFLGVYKNGPFDVSGDLAREWLRLPANPNGRPNTDVLKPRFNGMDLTRRPAGNWIIDFGEDMGEAEAALYEAPLAHVVEHVKPVRLKRRRERHRKYWWRHGETRPGMWRALDGLPRFIATPTVSKHRLFVWLYSGVCPDHQLIVIARDDDTTFGILHSRFHEAWSLRLGTSLEDRPRYTPSTTFETFPFPEGLSPDIPAADYAEDSRAVAIAEAARRLVELRDRWLNPPEWVQWLDEPAPGYPKRPVPRDEDAAKALKTRTLTALYNTRPQWLTDAHAALDAAVAAAYGWDVGIAEDEALGELLAMNLTAQ